The following coding sequences lie in one Spea bombifrons isolate aSpeBom1 chromosome 5, aSpeBom1.2.pri, whole genome shotgun sequence genomic window:
- the ASTE1 gene encoding protein asteroid homolog 1, which translates to MGIQGLMSYVGSNHCFLNDLRLRNTKIIIDGNNLYHKLYLDSGLEQVHGGSYDTFAELVHKFFESLTLCNIHAYVVLDGGCDISDKKLATQKQRARDKIKMAQSLSIGEGGSLLPLMVRDVFLQVLKKLQIPFVQCFAEADQEIVELANVWNCPILTFDSDFCIFDIKAGYCPLSYFQWKNIVTSKDNKECYVPARCFSARQFCSYFNNMNISLLPFFAVLTGNDYINLPALETFFSRVTLPIGSSFHGGRKHMRIHGLLNWLSTFATVEEAMENVVKYLRAQDRHSVRELLCSAMEEYNLSGVSNLEYFFRDSSYISLTAVQLNLPDWVRSALARGQIAPLLSDALVLKRTFLHVQVEDVKRPSAHLISQPIRQVLYGLLLNMYHDSQHKNQTDRTNKMFVVEFDRLETSLRKNNVEAIISSSNFSEDLSLQSLPELSLGTRVKLLLDTLGVRLNFLESVPPAHRLTVAVTCFWVRNANPKVRLHHLRALVMGIICGEAGKMLNTPELVEEGIGLVYEQVRKLKQEHVYGRKPNKDDLHIFCQWQCCFQSGLYFNQLLNSPLQEPDVTRIYNGPLVHQLTQKLKSSSSTEDLFKPSLILETLYQDFIQAVISSLPPDCFQSRTKSASSKSKNAKRQAQNTKQNSTTRGQSMHDACNRFASLFLEEEP; encoded by the exons ATGGGAATCCAAGGGTTAATGAGCTATGTGGGATCCAATCACTGTTTCTTGAACGATTTGCGGCtgagaaacacaaaaataatcataGATGGCAACAACCTTTACCACAAATTGTATTTAGATTCAGGCTTGGAACAAGTACACGGCGGGAGTTATGATACATTCGCAGAACTCGTACATAAATTCTTTGAAAGTCTGACGCTGTGTAACATCCATGCTTACGTCGTCTTAGATGGTGGATGTGACATCTCCGATAAAAAGCTTGCGACCCAAAAGCAACGTGCCAGGGACAAAATCAAAATGGCTCAGAGTCTTTCTATAGGAGAGGGGGGCAGTTTACTTCCTCTCATGGTGAGAGATGTATTTTTGCAGGTCTTGAAAAAGTTGCAAATACCCTTTGTTCAATGCTTTGCTGAAGCTGACCAGGAAATCGTAGAGTTGGCCAATGTGTGGAATTGCCCCATTCTGACTTTCGACAGTGACTTCTGCATCTTTGACATTAAAGCTGGATACTGTCCCCTCAGTTATTTTCAGTGGAAAAATATTGTCACATCAAAGGATAACAAAGAATGTTATGTTCCAGCAAGATGTTTCTCGGCCCGGCAGTTTTGCAGCTACTTTAACAACATGAACATTTCCTTACTCCCATTTTTTGCCGTACTTACTGGGAATGACTACATCAATCTCCCTGCTTTAGAGACCTTTTTTAGCAGAGTTACTTTGCCTATAGGCTCTTCGTTCCATGGTGGGAGAAAACACATGCGAATCCATGGTCTATTAAACTGGTTGTCTACTTTTGCAACAGTAGAAGAGGCCATGGAGAATGTAGTGAAATACCTCCGTGCGCAGGATAGGCATAGTGTCCGAGAGCTTCTTTGTTCTGCCATGGAAGAATACAACTTATCTGGTGTCTCCAACCTTGAGTACTTTTTTCGGGACAGTTCTTACATCTCTTTAACAGCAGTCCAACTAAATTTGCCAGATTGGGTGCGAAGTGCCTTAGCAAGAGGTCAAATAGCACCTCTGCTTAGTGATGCCCTGGTACTGAAGAGGACATTTCTTCATGTCCAAGTTGAGGATGTAAAGAGGCCTTCTGCTCACTTGATATCACAGCCAATCCGCCAAGTTCTTTATGGACTGCTTTTGAACATGTACCATGATTCCCAACACAAAAATCAAACTGACCGTACCAACAAAATGTTTGTGGTTGAATTTGATCGTCTGGAAACGTCTCTTCGAAAAAATAATGTTGAAGCAATTATTAGTTCAAGTAACTTTAGTGAAGATCTTTCTCTGCAGAGCCTACCAGAG CTCTCTTTAGGAACACGTGTGAAACTGCTCTTAGACACGTTAGGAGTGAGGTTAAACTTTCTGGAATCTGTGCCTCCAGCCCATCGTCTCACAGTTGCTGTGACCTGTTTCTGGGTGAGAAATGCTAACCCAAAAGTGAGGCTGCATCACTTGAGAGCACTTGTGATGGGAATCATCTGTGGGGAAGCAGGCAAAATGCTGAATACACCAG AGTTGGTTGAAGAAGGGATTGGATTGGTGTATGAGCAAGTGAGAAAGCTCAAGCAAGAACATGTGTATGGAAGAAAGCCCAATAAAGACGATCTGCACATATTCTGTCAGTGGCAGTGCTGCTTCCAGAGTGGCCTTTACTTCAATCAGCTTCTGAATTCACCTCTGCAAGAACCGGATGTAACCAG GATATACAATGGACCTCTTGTTCATCAGTTGACTCAGAAACTAAAGTCATCATCTTCTACAGAAGACCTCTTTAAGCCATCCCTCATACTGGAAACGTTGTATCAAGACTTCATACAAGCTGTGATATCTTCCTTACCACCGGACTGTTTCCAGAGTAGAACCAAGTCTGCATCTTCTAAAtctaaaaatgcaaaaagacAAGCACAGAACACGAAGCAAAACTCCACCACGCGTGGTCAGTCCATGCATGATGCTTGCAACAGGTTTGCAAGCCTGTTTCTAGAAGAGGAACCTTAG